In Corallococcus caeni, the genomic stretch CGAGGAGGCCACTCTCGTCGTGGGAAGCGCCGGCATGTCCCTACTGAGGCTCACCTTCCTCGGCACCTCCGCCGCGCAGCCCACCCTGCATCGCGGCCTGTCCGGCCTGGCGGTGAAGGCGCACGCGGACCTGCTCCTGTTCGACTGCGGCGAGGGCAGCCAGCGGCAGATGGTGCGCTTCGGCACGGGCTTCACCGTGGACGCGGCGTTCTTCACGCACTTCCACGCCGACCACTACCTGGGGATCATCGGTTTCCTGCGCACGCTGGGGATGACGGGCCGCACGGAGCCCATGCACCTGTACGGGCCGCCCCCGGCGCGCCGGCTGTTGCACCAGGCCGTGCACCTGGGGCTGGAGTCGCTGGCCTTCCCGGTGGAGATCCACGAGCTGAAGGACGGGGACGTGGTGCGCCGCAACGGCTACTCCGTGCAGGCGGTGGGCGTGGACCACCGCATCCACGCGCTGGGCTACGTGCTGGCGGAGGACGCGCGCCCGGGGCGCTT encodes the following:
- the rnz gene encoding ribonuclease Z, whose product is MSLLRLTFLGTSAAQPTLHRGLSGLAVKAHADLLLFDCGEGSQRQMVRFGTGFTVDAAFFTHFHADHYLGIIGFLRTLGMTGRTEPMHLYGPPPARRLLHQAVHLGLESLAFPVEIHELKDGDVVRRNGYSVQAVGVDHRIHALGYVLAEDARPGRFHLEKARELGVPEGPAFGKLQKGEAVTLPDGRVVKPEDVLGEARAGRRLVISGDTRPCPALVQAAKDADLLVHESTFSDDEQTRAVETRHSTAREAAQVARDAGAKRLILTHLSSRHDTDPGRLLTQAREAFKGPVEVAFDGLTVELPLRD